One Lentibacillus cibarius DNA window includes the following coding sequences:
- a CDS encoding GNAT family N-acetyltransferase, with product MNWYEKLNKYFPVEEMKSKEHMETLLKEKGDVYHKDEGPHHVLMYAEFDTFLFIDYVWVSSQSRGQGIGHKLMEKLKNRNKPIILEVEPVDYDDTDSEKRLHFYKREGFNHAQYIDYNRRSLATNEQTPMEILYWSPSEEPEETIYDKMKQMYETIHTYKDEMFYGEAYEPVEEVLSYDVNRSTDDILDLTKRA from the coding sequence ATGAATTGGTATGAAAAATTGAACAAGTACTTCCCTGTTGAAGAAATGAAATCAAAAGAGCACATGGAAACGCTGCTAAAGGAAAAAGGTGATGTTTACCACAAAGATGAAGGCCCCCACCATGTGTTAATGTATGCTGAGTTTGATACATTCCTCTTTATTGACTACGTTTGGGTTTCGTCACAATCAAGAGGGCAGGGAATCGGTCATAAGCTGATGGAAAAACTTAAAAACCGGAATAAGCCGATTATCCTGGAAGTGGAACCTGTTGATTATGATGATACCGATAGTGAGAAACGCCTGCACTTTTACAAGCGGGAAGGTTTTAATCATGCACAGTACATTGATTATAACCGCCGCTCTCTAGCTACAAATGAACAAACCCCGATGGAAATATTGTATTGGTCACCGAGTGAAGAACCGGAAGAAACAATCTATGATAAAATGAAGCAGATGTATGAGACTATTCATACATATAAAGATGAAATGTTTTACGGTGAAGCTTATGAACCAGTAGAGGAAGTACTGAGCTATGATGTGAATCGCAGCACGGATGATATTCTTGATTTAACAAAGAGAGCGTGA
- the spxA gene encoding transcriptional regulator SpxA, whose product MVTLYTSPSCTSCRKAKAWLEEHDIPFKERNIFSEPLTLDEIKEVLRMTEDGTDEIISTRSKVFQKLDINFDQLPMKDLFQLIQQNPGLLRRPIILDEKRLQVGYNEDEIRRFLPRTVRTFQLREAQRLVN is encoded by the coding sequence ATGGTAACACTTTATACCTCACCAAGTTGTACATCTTGCAGGAAAGCAAAAGCATGGCTGGAAGAACACGATATACCGTTCAAAGAGCGTAATATCTTTTCTGAACCATTGACACTTGATGAGATCAAGGAAGTATTGCGAATGACCGAAGATGGTACTGATGAGATTATATCAACTCGATCGAAGGTATTTCAAAAGCTGGATATCAATTTTGATCAATTACCTATGAAAGATTTGTTCCAATTAATCCAGCAAAATCCAGGGCTGTTGCGCCGGCCAATTATTTTGGATGAAAAACGGCTGCAGGTCGGATATAATGAAGATGAAATCCGCCGCTTCCTGCCGAGAACGGTCAGAACATTCCAATTGCGTGAAGCCCAGCGCCTAGTTAACTGA
- the mecA gene encoding adaptor protein MecA, whose amino-acid sequence MEIERINENTVKFYISYVDMEDRGFQREEIWYNRERGEQLFWQMMEELNYNEDFTVDGPLWIQVQALDKGLEIIVTKAQISNDGENIELPDENGKTVDISLDEKIDDMFDDKFGSNKSANADKDEADDGTLSLMVRFDDFEDIIQLSHYLEGDGEELENTLYHYKDDYYLYVGFPPEDDDRQEDLLSQIFEFAHDTDITVHFLEEYGKRIMEQDTFEKIRYHFPATIGRSE is encoded by the coding sequence ATGGAAATAGAACGGATAAATGAGAATACGGTGAAATTTTATATTTCATACGTTGATATGGAGGATCGCGGATTCCAGCGTGAGGAGATTTGGTATAACCGTGAACGGGGAGAACAGTTATTCTGGCAAATGATGGAAGAACTTAATTATAATGAAGACTTTACGGTTGATGGCCCGCTATGGATTCAGGTACAGGCGTTAGATAAAGGGCTTGAAATTATCGTAACGAAAGCGCAAATCTCCAATGATGGTGAGAATATTGAGCTTCCCGATGAAAATGGCAAGACAGTAGATATCTCCCTAGATGAGAAAATTGATGACATGTTTGATGATAAATTTGGATCGAATAAATCGGCTAATGCTGATAAAGACGAAGCTGATGATGGCACGTTATCCCTAATGGTCCGTTTTGATGATTTTGAAGATATCATTCAATTAAGTCATTATCTGGAGGGCGATGGAGAAGAACTGGAAAACACACTTTACCATTACAAGGATGACTACTACTTGTACGTTGGATTTCCACCAGAAGATGATGACAGACAGGAAGATTTGTTGAGTCAGATTTTTGAATTTGCACATGATACCGACATAACAGTTCATTTCCTTGAAGAATACGGTAAGCGAATCATGGAACAGGATACTTTTGAAAAGATCCGTTACCACTTTCCGGCTACCATTGGACGCTCTGAGTAA
- a CDS encoding competence protein CoiA — translation MLQAKTEDGELVTLASLTRQEIAMMKAKGKFFCPSCNQPVVAKAGTKLIPHFAHSSNTRCPSQEGGEGVYHEKGKLLLYQWLKSQQLNVWLEAYIPEISQRPDLLLQLKNKTIAIEYQCARIPPELVAKRNRGYARAGIVPIWILGANTLKRYNGHQLKVDQFHLSFIHQFSSDFPRTLYLFCPETQHFILFQDLFFTTLHRASGKMNIRKLQAMNFLDLFHIAYFKQEQLVPIWKREKRSFRLHIPRYAQGREFAWQQWLYVRNTNRQLLPSFIYLPIDSQHMMKTPPWDWQSRICLDIIHPLTVGSTFHYESCTHILRSQMHKPSFFPLIKSAANPITQYLQMLEQLHIIHKQSPTTYRKQMPIHFYEHLEEALDGDERLMRQLIKKHDLFIIRHTN, via the coding sequence ATGCTGCAAGCAAAAACAGAAGATGGAGAGCTTGTGACACTCGCATCATTGACTAGGCAGGAAATAGCCATGATGAAGGCGAAAGGGAAATTCTTTTGTCCGTCATGTAACCAGCCAGTTGTCGCCAAGGCAGGTACGAAACTAATCCCGCACTTTGCCCATTCCTCAAACACACGGTGTCCATCACAAGAAGGTGGAGAAGGCGTGTACCACGAAAAAGGCAAGCTACTGTTGTATCAGTGGCTGAAAAGTCAACAACTGAATGTTTGGCTTGAAGCTTATATTCCGGAAATAAGCCAGCGTCCTGATCTCTTGCTTCAGTTGAAAAATAAAACAATAGCCATTGAATATCAATGTGCTCGAATACCGCCGGAACTTGTTGCTAAACGAAACAGGGGATATGCTCGTGCCGGAATTGTTCCTATTTGGATATTAGGTGCAAACACGCTGAAAAGGTATAACGGACATCAGCTTAAAGTCGACCAGTTTCATCTTTCGTTTATCCATCAATTTTCTTCTGATTTCCCGCGTACGTTGTATTTATTTTGCCCGGAAACACAACACTTCATTTTATTTCAGGATTTATTTTTCACAACACTGCATAGAGCTTCAGGAAAAATGAATATCCGCAAATTGCAAGCTATGAACTTTCTGGACTTATTTCACATCGCCTATTTCAAACAAGAACAGCTTGTTCCTATTTGGAAACGGGAGAAGCGTTCTTTCCGATTGCATATACCAAGATATGCACAGGGGCGGGAGTTCGCGTGGCAACAGTGGTTATATGTCAGAAATACGAACAGGCAATTACTTCCTTCTTTTATTTATCTTCCTATAGATTCACAACATATGATGAAAACCCCGCCATGGGATTGGCAAAGTCGTATTTGTCTTGATATCATCCATCCACTGACGGTCGGCTCAACTTTCCATTATGAATCCTGTACACATATATTGCGCAGTCAAATGCATAAGCCTTCATTTTTCCCACTAATAAAATCAGCCGCAAACCCAATCACACAATACCTGCAAATGCTGGAACAATTGCATATCATTCATAAACAATCGCCAACCACATATAGAAAACAAATGCCTATTCACTTTTATGAGCATTTGGAGGAAGCGCTGGACGGGGACGAACGTTTGATGCGACAATTAATAAAAAAGCATGATTTGTTCATTATTCGTCATACTAACTAA
- a CDS encoding ClpXP adapter SpxH family protein: MRWNQPELTCSNETDTSSKYSYIDFVQKPVEIYVFIDPLCPECWSLEPYLKKLHVEYGRFFTLQPILSGHLNTLNRDIFDKPRRLKEIWEKTSSRTGMPCNGDIWIDNPISSPWIASLAIKAAELQGKKAGKTFLRKVQESAFLKKQDISDESVLLECAKTARLDIREFQDDLYSQSAKKAFQSDLKLTQEMEVDYIPTIVFFNQKTEEQGIKISGLYPYDIYVQVLKQILQREPVPSCKPPLEQFVRYYQVVGTKEVSVVYDWGAAKTERELKKLKLQQTIEKIPVKYGTFWKYIAK; this comes from the coding sequence GTGCGTTGGAATCAGCCTGAGCTCACCTGCTCAAACGAAACAGACACATCGTCAAAATATAGCTATATCGATTTTGTTCAGAAACCTGTTGAAATTTATGTCTTTATTGATCCGTTATGCCCCGAATGCTGGTCGCTGGAACCCTATTTAAAAAAACTGCATGTCGAGTATGGGCGCTTTTTCACACTGCAGCCCATCTTGAGCGGACACCTGAACACATTAAATAGAGATATATTTGATAAACCGAGACGATTAAAAGAAATATGGGAAAAAACTTCTTCGCGTACTGGCATGCCCTGTAATGGAGATATATGGATTGATAACCCCATCAGTTCTCCCTGGATCGCATCCCTTGCCATTAAGGCCGCGGAACTGCAAGGGAAAAAAGCAGGTAAAACCTTTTTACGGAAAGTGCAGGAAAGTGCTTTTCTGAAGAAACAAGATATATCCGATGAATCGGTGCTTCTGGAATGTGCTAAAACTGCCCGACTTGATATACGTGAATTTCAGGATGATCTTTACTCACAATCGGCGAAAAAGGCGTTTCAATCCGACTTAAAACTAACACAAGAGATGGAAGTTGACTATATTCCAACCATTGTATTCTTCAACCAAAAGACGGAAGAACAAGGGATTAAAATATCCGGTCTCTACCCATATGACATTTATGTACAAGTACTAAAACAAATTTTGCAAAGAGAACCAGTCCCTTCGTGCAAGCCACCGCTTGAACAATTTGTCCGCTATTATCAGGTTGTCGGCACAAAGGAAGTATCCGTTGTGTACGACTGGGGAGCGGCAAAAACGGAGAGAGAATTAAAGAAATTAAAGCTACAGCAAACCATTGAGAAGATCCCTGTTAAGTATGGGACATTTTGGAAGTATATTGCCAAATAA
- a CDS encoding globin, giving the protein MTKTGTIYEAIGGFDTIDQLVTAFYKRVGNHPKLTPIFPDDLTETARKQRLFLTQFFGGPKWYTEDRGQPMMRRRHLPFEITPERRDAWLACMDAALTEADIEEPYRSAIFEKLTMTAHHMMNTPD; this is encoded by the coding sequence ATGACGAAAACTGGAACCATTTACGAGGCCATCGGTGGTTTTGATACAATTGATCAATTAGTGACAGCATTTTATAAGCGTGTAGGCAACCATCCTAAGCTAACACCTATTTTCCCAGATGACTTGACCGAGACAGCAAGGAAACAACGATTATTCCTGACACAATTTTTCGGAGGTCCAAAGTGGTATACCGAAGACCGAGGACAACCAATGATGCGGAGACGCCACCTCCCTTTTGAAATCACCCCGGAACGCCGGGATGCATGGCTTGCATGCATGGATGCAGCACTCACCGAAGCAGACATAGAAGAACCATATCGCTCAGCTATATTTGAAAAGTTAACCATGACAGCACACCATATGATGAACACACCAGATTAG
- a CDS encoding CYTH domain-containing protein: protein MTQEIEIEYKNMLTKDEFDRLLTNLPFPQKAQTQANHYFETADFSLKEQGCALRIREKNGSFTITLKEPHTTGLLETHDQLTKDEADSWLNGRPTTTPETITRLADKEIEVDELIYYGCLTTKRREFAYDDVLLVLDYNTYLGTTDYELELEAATEQSGQNAMRKLLDDYQIEQRKTPNKIHRFFAAKNGERSD, encoded by the coding sequence ATGACACAGGAAATCGAAATTGAATATAAAAATATGCTGACTAAGGATGAGTTTGATCGGCTTTTAACAAACCTTCCCTTCCCGCAAAAAGCGCAGACCCAGGCGAACCACTATTTCGAGACGGCTGATTTTTCCTTAAAGGAACAGGGTTGTGCATTGCGGATACGGGAAAAGAATGGATCCTTCACGATAACCTTGAAAGAGCCACACACAACAGGACTTTTAGAAACACATGACCAACTGACTAAAGACGAGGCAGACAGCTGGTTGAACGGAAGGCCTACAACAACCCCTGAGACAATCACCCGACTTGCCGACAAAGAAATTGAAGTGGACGAGCTTATCTATTATGGCTGCTTGACAACAAAACGGCGAGAGTTTGCATATGACGATGTGCTGCTCGTGTTGGATTATAACACGTATCTCGGCACAACCGACTACGAGCTGGAATTAGAGGCAGCAACGGAACAATCCGGTCAAAACGCGATGCGGAAGCTGCTGGATGACTACCAGATTGAACAGCGGAAAACACCGAATAAAATACACCGTTTCTTCGCAGCAAAGAACGGTGAACGATCAGATTAG
- a CDS encoding GTP pyrophosphokinase family protein encodes MNWDAVLAPYGQAVEELKIKLKGIRKQFEYESKHSPIEFITGRVKPIPSILEKSERRGVPLGQIEELQDIAGVRVVCPFVDDIYAIVSMIRSREDFTVSEEKDYVSHKKDSGYRSYHMIIEYPVETIHGVKIVLAEIQIRTLAMNFWATNEHTLNYKYKGKIPSDVQARLQRAAEAAFRLDEEMSAIKNEVQEAKRIFHRK; translated from the coding sequence ATGAATTGGGATGCAGTACTTGCCCCGTATGGACAGGCAGTGGAAGAGCTAAAAATAAAACTCAAAGGAATACGCAAACAATTTGAATACGAATCCAAGCATTCACCGATTGAATTCATAACCGGCCGTGTCAAACCGATACCAAGCATATTGGAAAAGTCAGAGAGGAGAGGTGTTCCGCTCGGTCAGATTGAGGAGCTTCAGGATATAGCAGGTGTCCGGGTTGTCTGCCCATTCGTGGATGATATATACGCCATTGTCAGTATGATCCGATCACGTGAGGATTTTACGGTTTCCGAAGAGAAGGACTATGTATCACATAAAAAAGATAGTGGTTACCGATCCTACCATATGATAATTGAATACCCTGTGGAAACGATTCATGGTGTTAAAATCGTGCTGGCAGAAATCCAGATTCGCACGCTTGCTATGAATTTCTGGGCTACGAATGAACATACTTTGAATTATAAATATAAAGGCAAAATCCCTTCTGACGTTCAAGCTCGACTGCAGCGTGCCGCAGAAGCAGCCTTCAGACTTGACGAAGAAATGTCAGCGATTAAAAATGAAGTACAAGAAGCAAAACGGATATTCCATCGAAAATAG
- a CDS encoding NAD kinase: MKFAIVSKGDERSNKIQATMKQYLTDFNLEHNVTNPDLVISVGGDGTFLEAFHKYIHCLESTAFIGVHTGHLGFYADWVPGEVEKLIIEIAKTPFQIVEYPLLEVTIRGKDGGEEDRFLALNEATIKTAEGSVVFDVEIKGSHFETFRGDGLCISTPSGSTAYNKALGGGIIHPSLEAIQLTEMASINNRVFRTIGSPLILPKHHTCMLKPLGNERTFIIALDHFSKNYANVKSIQCRVAKEQVRFARFRPFPFWDRVRDSFVADDVE, translated from the coding sequence GTGAAATTTGCAATCGTGTCAAAAGGTGACGAGCGGTCCAATAAAATACAGGCCACGATGAAACAATATTTAACCGATTTTAATCTCGAACATAATGTAACAAACCCGGATTTAGTTATTTCTGTGGGCGGTGATGGTACATTTCTGGAGGCATTTCATAAATATATCCACTGCCTCGAGTCGACAGCGTTTATCGGTGTACATACAGGTCATTTAGGTTTTTATGCCGACTGGGTGCCAGGTGAGGTAGAAAAGCTGATTATTGAAATTGCTAAAACGCCTTTCCAAATTGTGGAGTATCCACTGCTTGAAGTGACGATTCGCGGAAAAGACGGCGGGGAAGAAGATCGTTTTCTTGCGTTAAATGAAGCTACGATTAAAACAGCAGAAGGGTCAGTTGTCTTTGACGTGGAAATAAAAGGTTCGCACTTCGAGACTTTCCGTGGTGACGGCTTATGTATATCTACCCCGTCCGGCAGTACTGCGTATAATAAAGCGTTAGGCGGTGGGATTATTCATCCGTCTCTTGAAGCCATCCAGCTGACGGAAATGGCCTCGATTAATAACCGGGTGTTCCGGACAATTGGCTCGCCGCTTATTTTACCGAAGCATCATACATGTATGTTGAAACCACTCGGGAATGAACGTACGTTTATCATTGCATTGGATCATTTCAGTAAAAACTATGCAAACGTCAAATCAATTCAATGTCGGGTTGCCAAAGAACAGGTCCGATTCGCACGTTTCCGACCATTTCCGTTTTGGGATCGTGTGCGGGATTCTTTTGTGGCAGACGATGTTGAATAG
- a CDS encoding RluA family pseudouridine synthase translates to MNWTITKQHEGTKIGYYLQQELKFSRRLIKHIIHGGGEIWVNQTKQTLRCILHAGDVLTITFPPEQKGSHMIPEKMPLDIVYEDDAVLVLHKPAGIVSIPSRLHSSGTIANGVLAHYEKHGLPYTFHVVTRLDRQTSGLMLIAKHRWSHSILSQAQKEGAVSRAYYAVVEGHPEPKKGTINEPIGRKEGSIIERTVTADGQRAVTHYEVIREIEGHTLVDVKLETGRTHQIRVHFSYIGYPLAGDDLYGGAVDRIMRQALHCHQLQFYHPITKEPMHFTAAMPSDISQLLQPE, encoded by the coding sequence ATGAATTGGACCATTACGAAACAGCATGAAGGAACAAAAATCGGGTATTATTTGCAACAGGAATTGAAATTCTCAAGACGGCTGATTAAGCACATTATTCATGGCGGGGGCGAAATCTGGGTCAATCAAACAAAGCAGACACTTCGCTGTATACTGCATGCTGGGGACGTTTTGACAATCACGTTCCCACCTGAGCAAAAGGGGTCACACATGATACCGGAAAAAATGCCGCTTGATATTGTGTACGAAGATGATGCCGTCCTCGTTCTGCACAAACCGGCGGGAATTGTCTCTATCCCGTCGCGTCTGCACTCATCCGGGACGATTGCTAACGGGGTACTCGCTCATTACGAAAAGCACGGGCTTCCTTATACATTCCACGTTGTCACAAGGCTTGACCGGCAGACATCCGGACTAATGCTAATTGCCAAACATCGTTGGAGCCATTCGATTTTATCACAGGCACAAAAGGAGGGGGCTGTATCTCGGGCGTATTATGCCGTTGTTGAAGGGCATCCGGAACCAAAAAAAGGAACCATCAATGAGCCGATAGGGCGCAAAGAAGGTTCCATCATCGAACGAACAGTTACGGCGGATGGTCAGCGTGCTGTAACGCATTATGAAGTGATCAGGGAAATAGAAGGTCACACGCTAGTTGATGTAAAGTTGGAAACAGGGAGAACACACCAGATACGGGTTCACTTTTCTTATATTGGGTATCCGCTCGCTGGTGATGACTTATATGGTGGGGCGGTCGACCGCATCATGCGACAAGCATTACATTGCCATCAGCTACAGTTTTACCATCCGATTACGAAAGAACCGATGCATTTTACCGCCGCCATGCCTTCTGATATAAGTCAGTTGCTTCAACCGGAATGA
- the prpE gene encoding bis(5'-nucleosyl)-tetraphosphatase PrpE translates to MKYDVIGDVHGCLDELTQLFSALGYRWERGRFVHPDGRIPVFLGDITDRGPQSMETIRLVYAMAADQQYARYIPGNHCNKLYRYFLGNNVQLKHGLETTAAEYKELPDAEQFRIRQQFMTLYENAPLYLELPDVEAVVAHAGIKEDYIGRYDKKVKTFVLYGDITGQFDDHGRPIRRDWAQHYHGDRWIVYGHTPVKAPRMVNQTINIDTGCVFGNQLTAFRLPEAETVSVPSKQPYVEEKFST, encoded by the coding sequence ATGAAATACGATGTAATTGGGGACGTACATGGGTGTTTAGATGAACTGACACAGCTTTTTTCCGCTCTCGGCTATCGATGGGAACGTGGGAGATTTGTGCATCCCGACGGGCGGATACCGGTTTTTCTCGGTGACATTACCGACCGGGGACCACAGTCGATGGAGACGATTCGGCTAGTGTATGCGATGGCTGCTGATCAACAGTATGCCCGTTATATTCCAGGTAACCATTGCAATAAACTGTACCGCTATTTTCTTGGCAACAACGTGCAATTGAAACACGGTCTGGAAACGACGGCAGCGGAATATAAGGAACTACCTGATGCGGAACAATTCCGCATCAGACAGCAATTCATGACACTATATGAAAATGCCCCACTTTATCTGGAGCTCCCGGATGTTGAGGCGGTTGTGGCACATGCCGGGATAAAAGAAGATTATATTGGTCGCTATGACAAAAAGGTGAAAACATTCGTCTTATATGGTGACATCACTGGTCAGTTTGACGACCACGGCCGCCCAATCAGACGCGACTGGGCACAGCATTACCACGGGGACCGCTGGATTGTTTACGGACATACGCCGGTAAAAGCGCCACGAATGGTCAATCAAACCATTAACATTGACACCGGCTGCGTGTTCGGGAATCAATTGACCGCTTTCCGCCTACCGGAAGCAGAAACCGTTTCCGTCCCGTCCAAGCAACCTTATGTGGAAGAAAAGTTTTCAACGTGA
- a CDS encoding FtsW/RodA/SpoVE family cell cycle protein — MKNRLNMDYSLLSILILLGLISILTLYIIEPTLPPKFEGIHFWLQQAKWYVGGGVVITAVMLIDYDRFHQITWILYGIGMLSLVMLFFGFPPGIVPEVKGSVAWFQIPLIGTVQPSEFMKVILVMVLAHIIVRHKQKYSEKTIKIDLLLLLKIAAVAAPPMLLIAVQPDLGTFLVLGAITASLVLVSGIQWRILFAMLLTVVIAGLLGLVAWQLFPDAASVFIDITGFDHVAGRITGWLNPNENPDDSYQFIKGMLAIGSGQLFGKGVSSMEVNVPEQHTDMIFTAIAEQFGFIGSSIVITLFFLLIYRLVYIALQSNDRYGTYLVTGMIGMFAYQIFQNIGMSIQLLPITGLPLPFLSYGGSSTLTYLLAIGIVLNVHSRTKEYMFEEARWYD, encoded by the coding sequence ATGAAAAATCGACTAAATATGGACTATTCCTTATTATCCATTTTAATCCTTCTTGGGCTTATCAGTATACTCACATTATATATTATAGAACCCACCTTGCCGCCAAAGTTCGAGGGGATTCATTTTTGGCTGCAACAGGCTAAATGGTATGTCGGCGGTGGTGTCGTTATAACAGCTGTCATGCTGATTGACTATGATCGTTTCCATCAGATTACCTGGATTCTATACGGCATTGGGATGCTGTCATTGGTGATGTTATTCTTTGGATTCCCCCCCGGAATTGTCCCTGAAGTGAAAGGCTCAGTTGCTTGGTTCCAAATTCCGCTTATAGGGACAGTTCAACCTAGTGAATTTATGAAAGTAATACTTGTTATGGTGCTTGCCCATATCATTGTCAGACATAAGCAGAAATATAGCGAAAAAACAATTAAGATTGATTTGCTGCTCCTTTTGAAAATTGCTGCTGTTGCTGCACCACCGATGCTTCTAATAGCGGTGCAGCCTGATTTGGGTACATTTCTCGTGCTTGGCGCAATCACAGCTAGTTTGGTACTCGTTTCCGGCATCCAATGGCGCATTCTATTTGCCATGTTACTTACGGTCGTTATCGCCGGATTACTTGGGCTTGTAGCGTGGCAGTTGTTCCCCGATGCTGCAAGTGTATTTATTGATATAACAGGGTTTGATCATGTGGCTGGCAGAATTACCGGCTGGCTTAACCCGAATGAAAACCCGGATGATAGCTATCAATTCATTAAAGGTATGCTTGCCATCGGGTCCGGGCAGCTATTCGGCAAGGGCGTCAGTAGCATGGAAGTTAACGTACCTGAGCAGCATACTGATATGATATTCACTGCCATCGCGGAGCAGTTCGGATTTATCGGCTCAAGCATTGTCATTACCCTATTTTTTCTGTTGATTTACCGGTTGGTTTATATTGCACTCCAAAGTAATGATCGTTATGGAACCTATCTTGTTACAGGAATGATTGGTATGTTCGCTTACCAAATTTTCCAGAATATCGGTATGTCTATTCAGCTGCTACCGATCACGGGATTGCCGCTGCCTTTTTTAAGTTACGGCGGTAGCTCGACCCTTACGTATTTGCTGGCAATCGGGATTGTACTCAACGTACACTCACGGACGAAAGAATATATGTTTGAGGAAGCTAGGTGGTATGATTAA
- the mgtE gene encoding magnesium transporter, translating into MENKDTYDRQWEELHALIDNDEMESFREKYLTMHPYDQALFFQEQQENIRQRIYTYLSPNETADFMEHIELEDIKPFITEMDPRFAAMVIGEMATDDAVDILNELEKEIVISLLTMMEKKDADEIKELLHYEEKTAGSIMTTEFVAVYQTKTVKDTMQFLKAEAPDAETIYYLYVIDEDKHLVGVVSLRDLIVAEGDVRIADLMNKNVFAVSVGKDQEDVSQVMRDYDFLALPVVDFQHHLLGIITFDDILDVMDEEASDDYSKLAGVTDTDRPQDGAFAAAKKRLPWLIILSFLGMLTASLINQFENTLSEVAVLAIFIPLIAGMSGNTGTQSLAVAVRGLATGSFSQQGKLKLILREATTGLITGIVCGAVITGVVYLWQTDIFLGLLVGLSIMITLIVATLAGTLVPVFMHKFNIDPAVASGPFITTINDIISILIYFGLATTFMQFLK; encoded by the coding sequence ATGGAAAACAAAGACACATACGACCGTCAATGGGAGGAACTGCATGCACTCATTGATAATGATGAAATGGAATCGTTCCGTGAGAAGTACCTTACCATGCATCCATATGACCAGGCTTTGTTTTTTCAAGAACAGCAGGAGAACATTCGGCAACGTATATATACATACCTTTCACCGAATGAAACCGCTGATTTTATGGAACATATTGAACTGGAGGATATCAAACCATTCATAACGGAAATGGATCCACGTTTTGCAGCGATGGTCATCGGTGAAATGGCAACGGATGATGCGGTCGACATTCTAAATGAGCTGGAAAAAGAAATTGTCATCAGTCTGTTGACGATGATGGAAAAAAAAGATGCCGATGAAATAAAAGAACTGCTGCACTATGAAGAGAAAACCGCCGGAAGCATCATGACCACAGAGTTCGTGGCCGTTTATCAGACGAAAACTGTGAAAGATACGATGCAATTCCTTAAAGCTGAAGCACCGGACGCTGAAACCATTTATTATTTATACGTCATTGATGAAGACAAACATCTGGTCGGCGTCGTGTCCTTAAGGGACTTAATTGTTGCCGAGGGGGATGTCCGCATTGCTGATTTGATGAATAAAAATGTGTTTGCGGTATCGGTTGGAAAAGACCAGGAAGACGTATCTCAAGTGATGCGCGATTACGACTTTCTGGCCTTGCCTGTTGTTGACTTCCAACACCACTTGCTTGGAATTATTACATTTGATGATATTTTAGACGTTATGGATGAGGAAGCAAGTGATGACTACTCCAAGTTGGCCGGTGTAACTGATACAGATCGCCCTCAAGATGGAGCTTTTGCTGCAGCGAAGAAACGCCTGCCATGGCTCATTATCTTGTCCTTTTTAGGGATGTTGACAGCGAGTCTAATTAACCAATTCGAAAACACTCTAAGCGAAGTGGCTGTGCTGGCTATTTTTATCCCATTGATTGCCGGCATGAGCGGGAATACCGGAACCCAGTCGCTTGCGGTTGCTGTGCGTGGATTGGCAACGGGAAGTTTCAGTCAGCAAGGCAAATTGAAACTTATTTTGCGTGAAGCTACTACGGGATTAATTACCGGTATAGTTTGCGGTGCGGTTATCACCGGTGTTGTCTATTTATGGCAAACCGACATTTTCCTTGGATTATTAGTCGGTTTATCGATTATGATAACACTCATTGTTGCCACACTGGCTGGGACGCTTGTGCCTGTGTTTATGCATAAATTTAATATTGATCCGGCTGTTGCGTCAGGTCCGTTCATCACGACAATCAACGATATTATTTCGATTCTGATTTATTTTGGTTTGGCAACTACATTTATGCAATTTCTTAAATAA